Proteins encoded within one genomic window of Bos indicus isolate NIAB-ARS_2022 breed Sahiwal x Tharparkar chromosome 23, NIAB-ARS_B.indTharparkar_mat_pri_1.0, whole genome shotgun sequence:
- the LOC139178918 gene encoding putative olfactory receptor 2W6 produces the protein MVLLLVVSIIYILTLMGNTVIILVSYFNPKLHTPMYFFLSNLSFLDLCFTTSVVPQMLWNLKGPDKTISYTGCVIQLYVALGLHRVSMECVLLTVMAYDHFSAICRPLHYGVIMHPKLLQQLAALAWISGFVGSTVQTILVFQLPLCSHHMVDDFMCEEPALIKIACVNTTFLENELSIAIVLYVVIPLGLILVSYGCIVRSVLKIKSIEGRKKAFGTCGSHLIIVVLFFGTLASIYIQPKSKYTQNYSKFLTLFYTVMTPSLNPLIYT, from the coding sequence ATGGTTCTCCTTCTTGTCGTCTCTATCATATACATTCTGACACTGATGGGGAACACAGTGATCATACTGGTCTCATACTTTAACCCCAAActccacacacccatgtatttcttcctctccAATCTCTCCTTCCTGGACCTCTGTTTCACCACCAGTGTTGTCCCACAAATGCTTTGGAATCTCAAGGGGCCTGACAAGACCATTAGCTACACTGGCTGTGTGATCCAGCTGTATGTTGCTTTGGGGCTCCACAGAGTTTCCATGGAGTGTGTCCTGCTGACTGTTATGGCCTATGACCACTTCAGTGCTATCTGTCGACCCCTCCACTATGGAGTGATTATGCACCCAAAGCTTCTCCAGCAACTAGCAGCTCTGGCCTGGATCAGTGGCTTTGTGGGGTCCACTGTTCAGACCATTCTTGTTTTCCAGTTGCCTCTCTGCAGCCATCACATGGTGGATGACTTCATGTGTGAGGAGCCTGCCCTGATAAAGATTGCCTGTGTGAACACAACCTTCCTGGAAAATGAGCTCTCCATAGCTATTGTGCTGTACGTGGTGATACCTCTGGGGCTTATTCTGGTCTCCTATGGCTGCATTGTGAGGAGTGTGCTAAAGATAAAATccattgaaggcaggaagaaagcaTTTGGGACTTGTGGGTCCCACCTAattattgtagttttgttttttggaactctagCTTCCATTTACATTCAACCCAAGAGCAAATACACACAGAATTACAGTAAATTCCTCACCCTCTTCTACACTGTAATGACACCCTCACTGAATCCTTTGATCTACACTTGA
- the LOC109576702 gene encoding olfactory receptor 2G3-like — MKGTNASTPAGFILLGFSDQPHLEMVLLLVVSVIYILTLMGNTAIILVSYFNPKLHTPMYFFLSNLSFLDLCFTTSVVPQMLWNLKGPDKTISYTGCVIQLYVALGLGSTECVLLTVMAYDRFNAICRPLHYGVIMHPKLLQQLAALAWISGFVGSTVQTILVFQLPLCSHHMVDDFMCEEPALIKIACVNTTFLENELSIASVLYVVIPLGLILVSYGCIVRSVLKIKSTEGRRKAFGTCGSHLIVVVLFFGTLASIYIQPKSKYTQNYSKFLTLFYTVVTPSLNPLIYTLRNKETKWALRRLLGRDPS; from the coding sequence ATGAAAGGAACAAATGCTAGCACTCCGGCAGGTTTCATCCTACTGGGCTTTTCTGACCAGCCCCACCTGGAGATGGTTCTCCTTCTTGTCGTCTCTGTCATATACATTCTGACACTGATGGGGAACACAGCGATCATACTGGTCTCATACTTTAACCCCAAActccacacacccatgtatttcttcctctccAATCTCTCCTTCCTGGACCTCTGTTTCACCACCAGTGTTGTCCCACAAATGCTTTGGAATCTCAAGGGGCCTGACAAGACCATTAGCTACACTGGCTGTGTGATCCAGCTGTATGTTGCTTTGGGGCTGGGCTCCACGGAGTGTGTCCTGCTGACTGTtatggcctatgaccgcttcaATGCCATCTGTCGACCCCTCCACTATGGAGTGATCATGCACCCAAAGCTCCTCCAGCAACTAGCAGCTCTGGCCTGGATCAGTGGCTTTGTGGGGTCCACTGTTCAGACCATCCTTGTTTTCCAATTGCCTCTCTGCAGCCATCACATGGTGGATGACTTCATGTGTGAGGAGCCTGCCCTGATTAAGATTGCCTGTGTGAACACAACTTTCCTGGAAAATGAGCTCTCCATAGCTTCTGTCCTCTATGTGGTAATACCTCTGGGGCTTATTCTGGTCTCCTATGGCTGCATTGTGAGGAGTGTGCTAAAGATAAAAtccactgaaggcaggaggaaagcatTTGGGACTTGTGGATCCCACCTAAttgttgtggttttgttttttgggactCTAGCTTCCATTTACATTCAACCCAAGAGCAAATACACACAGAATTACAGCAAATTCCTCACCCTCTTCTACACTGTAGTGACACCCTCACTTAATCCTTTGATCTACACATTGAGAAACAAAGAAACTAAGTGGGCACTAAGAAGGTTGCTGGGAAGAGACCCAAGTTAG
- the LOC139178900 gene encoding olfactory receptor 2G6-like gives MKGTNASTLAGFILLGFSDQPHLEMVLLLVVSIIYILTLMGNTAIILVSYFNSKLHTPMYFFLSNLSFLDLCFTTSVVPQMLWNLKGPDKTISYTGCVIQMYVALGLGSTECVLLTVMAYDRFNAICRPLHYGVIMHPKLLQQLAALAWISGFVESMVQTILVFQLPLCSHHMVDDLMCEEPALIKIACVNTTFLENELSIALFLYVVIPLGLILASYGCIVRSVLKIKSTEGRRKAFGTCGSHLIVVVLFFGTIISVYIQPKNKYTQNYSKFLSLFYTVVTPSLNPLIYTLRNKEVKWALRRLVGRDSS, from the coding sequence ATGAAAGGAACAAATGCTAGCACTCTGGCAGGTTTCATCCTACTGGGCTTTTCTGACCAGCCCCACCTGGAGATGGTTCTCCTTCTTGTCGTCTCTATCATATACATTCTGACACTGATGGGGAACACAGCGATCATACTGGTCTCATACTTTAACTCCAAActccacacacccatgtatttcttcctctccAATCTCTCCTTCCTGGACCTCTGTTTCACCACCAGTGTTGTCCCACAAATGCTTTGGAATCTCAAGGGGCCTGACAAGACCATTAGCTACACTGGCTGTGTGATCCAGATGTATGTTGCTTTGGGGCTGGGCTCCACGGAGTGTGTCCTGCTGACTGTtatggcctatgaccgcttcaATGCCATCTGTCGACCCCTCCACTATGGAGTGATCATGCACCCAAAGCTCCTCCAGCAACTGGCAGCTCTGGCCTGGATCAGTGGCTTTGTGGAGTCCATGGTTCAGACCATCCTTGTTTTCCAGTTGCCTCTCTGCAGCCATCACATGGTGGATGACCTCATGTGTGAGGAGCCTGCCCTGATTAAGATTGCCTGTGTGAACACAACTTTCCTGGAAAATGAGCTCTCCATAGCTCTTTTTCTGTATGTGGTGATACCTCTGGGGCTTATTCTGGCCTCCTATGGCTGCATTGTTAGGAGTGTGCTGAAGATAAAAtccactgaaggcaggaggaaagcatTTGGGACTTGTGGGTCCCACCTAAttgttgtggttttgttttttgggacaATAATTTCTGTCTACATCCAACCCAAgaacaaatacacacaaaattaCAGCAAATTCCTCTCCCTCTTCTACACTGTAGTGACACCCTCACTTAATCCTTTGATCTACACCTTGAGAAATAAAGAAGTTAAGTGGGCACTAAGAAGGTTAGTGGGAAGAGATTCAAGCTAA